The genome window ATGCTATTTGACGAAATAAATCCAGATGGTGTACTTTTCGTTAGAAGAGTGGAAAATCCTAGTAGATATGGGGTAGTAACTATCGAAGATAAAGGTGTATATGATGGTCATAAATTATATAAGGTAATTGACGCAGAAGAAAAACCATTACACCCAAAATCTAATTTAGCAATAGCAGCAGTTTACATTTTTAAGCCCAGTATATTTAATGCGCTGAAGCAAATCAATGTTGAAGAAGGTAAAGAGATAGAATTAACCTATGGAATTCATAATTTGTTACTAGAAGGTAAAGAGGTTTATGCGTTAGAGATGAATGAAGATGAGAAATGGCTAAATGTGGGAGATCCTAAAAGTTATCTAGACGCATTAAACTATTCATTTAAATTTCTTTGACAACAAAATATATTTGATGATACTTGTTGGAGTAGATGGTGGAGGAAGTAAAACAAGTGCTATAGCCTATACTTGTAGTGGGTCTTTTTTAGGAAAAGGTCTAGCTGGGCCAGCAAATTTTCACAACATCGGTGTTGAAGAGGCTGTAAAAAACGTTAATAAAGCTATCTTATTAGCAACAAAAGGTATGAAACCTGACGTTGCTTATATAGGATTGGCAGGAATAGATTCTAAATATGATTATAACGTAATGTCAGAAGCGCTGAGGTCTATTGCTAAGAACGTCTATATCGATCATGATGGTTTTGTCGCGCTTTATGCTGAAACTAGAGGAAAACCCGGTGTTATAGTCATAGCTGGTACTGGGAGTGTTATAGTTGGTTACGATGGGAGTAGGAGAGTTCGATTTGGTGGTCTAGGATGGTTAATAGCCGACGAAGGTTCAGCTTATTGGATAGGAAGAGAAGCATTAAGAGCTTTTGGAAAGATGTTAGATGGAAGAATGAATAAAACAGTAATTGCAGAGAAGATAATGAGAAGTTTAAATATAAATGATATTGACGATCTCATCAAGTGGGCTTATCATGAGGGACATAAAGTTAAAGATATTGCATCATTAGCTAAAATAGTAGATGAGGCTGCTAATGAGGGAGATGAGATAGCCTTAAATATATTGAAAAGTGCTGCTTATGAGCTCGCTAGTTATTCTGTTCAACTTGCAGTTAAAATAGGAGTTGACAAGATATATCTTAAAGGCGGGATGTTTAATTCTCCAATGTATTTCAACTTCTTCAGGGGTTATCTAGACAGTAATAATATAAAAGGTATAATTGCAGAACATGACCCAGAACAAGGTGCTCTGCTTTTAGCCTTTAAATATGCAGGATGTAACAGTAGTGTGCTAAATTGGTAGAACTATTAAGAAATTTCAATAATATAATATATCATATTTACTGTGATATACAAAAAGTCCTCCATAAGAGGATTGAGTTCTATATTATCTCATTACTCTATTTCGCTTGATTTTTCTAGAAAATGTCGAAATATACTTAGGAAAAGTGACATATTTGATTTCTACAGTTATCATATAGATTTGCTATAGAACTAACAATAATGAACGTTTATTTAGAGCATTCAACGACAAATGATGTATCCGAATAGAATTATATTTTATAAATAAATACTGTGTAGAGACTCTAATGTGAAAAGATGAATAATATCAAAAACCTTTTCTAATCATAAATATAAGCCTTAGTAATATTTACAAGGGAGCGTGAGATTCTTAAGATAGGAGATGTAGCAGTGAGTTATGTATATGAAGCTTTGCCTTTTAAATCAAGGGAAATTAACCCCTTGATGCACTTTAAATAGAGATATTAACTCAATAATAATGTTAATAGTATCTACACTAAAGAAAAGTAATAATAAGAATAATATTTAAAAACAACTTTCAAATTATTACTGGATATTCTGATGGAATCAAAGAGTCTTATCTGTAGGGAGTAGCTTTAGTGATAAATAACTTGTATAATATTATATTATGTAACTGGTAGTACTATACCTTCACTTCTAATGTCAGCAACTCCAATATATTTTCCCTTCTTATACTTTAGGGCTTGTACTATTCCTACCTCTGGTGAGTAATAGTCTGTCTGTGTCGCAGGGATGCCGAGTCTCTTTTCAGCTACGACCTTATTTCCTAAGTACATGAATCGAGGTGCTTGAACGGCTTCATCAATTTCCATATTATAATCCGCATAATATTCAAATACTTCAGCGTGAATTTGTGGCCTTAGATCTCCACCTGCACAACCAATTATAACCCTCTCATCCTCTTTCTCAGCCATTAATATAGATAGCGTATGTAAGGGTCTCTTCCTAGGTTCTGGTTTGTTATTTCCCTCAGAAAATCCCGCTCCTCTGTTATTAAATGGTATGTCGTTCACCACTATCCCAGAGCCGAAGGGGTAAAATAGGCTCTGTATAAATCCAATCTCATTCTCACCATCAGAAACTACAAAGAATGTTGTATCTCCAGTGACGTTTACTTTTACCTCGAATCCATACTCAGCTATTTTATTTGCAATATATTTCTCCGATAATAACATCTCTATTGGGACGTTTACAAATTTTGGATCAGCAATATATTTATTTCTATCGCTATAAGCTAGTGCACTCAATCGCACATGATCATTTATTCTCCTTACGTCATTGAAAGGTAATTTGTTTATCTCAGTTAGCTCAATCATTTTTAGTAATTCCAATGTAGTTATTCCTTGGCTATTTGGCGGTAATTCATACAGTGTGAAATCTTTATATTTCATTTTTACTGGATTAATGACTTCGCCATGAAATTCACTAAAGTCCTCATAACTTATTGGTACTCCTCTATCTCTTAATCCTTCAGTTAGTTCTTCAGCGATTTTCCCATCATAAAAACTTCTAGGATCTTTTGCAATCTCCTTCAAAACTCTACCAATTCCCTTGAGCTTTATTTCATCGCCAAATCTTTTATTCCCATAAACTCTATTCCAATCATCTGATAATTTGAACGAACTTATTATTGCGTGGTGTAACCCTCTTCCCACCATAAAGCCATTGGTTGCTAATGAAATTGCAGGATTAAGTAATTCGTTTAATGATTTTGAGGCGTAATTTTGATAAATGAATTCCCATAGATCTACTAATCCTGGAACGACTACAGTTAGTGGACTTCTATCGCTATCTATTTTCTCTACTTTCAATTCCTTAGGAGCCCATCCAGATGCATTATATGCTATTATACCCTCTGGTGTCTTGGCTAAAAGAAATCCATCACCACCGAGACCACTGGTATGTGGTATCACTACTGATAAGGTAGCGCTTATTGCTATAGCGGCATCAAATGCGTTTCCTCCATCTTCTAAAACTCTAGCTCCTATATAACTTGCTATATAGTTTTGTGTTGCGACGACTTTTCTACCTACTGCGGATGGCATAATTATTTAATAGTTTGACAAACATAAAAATATCCATTACCGTTATGGAACTACCACCAGAAGTTAGGAATAATCTAAGTGAGGGCGTATGTCTTACGTGCTGTAACAATTCAGTAATATGCATGACAAGTGACTATCCTAAAAATACCGATGTTGAGGTATTATTTGAAATAGATAAGGAAGGTAGAGAAGTAATCTTTAGGCATATAGTCATGGATGATCCTTCAAATCCATTAACTGTCGAATATTCGGTAGACACTAAATTTGTTGAAAATGTTTCCCAAACGAAATCGATTAACATATATTTTGTCGATGAGAACTTTAATGAGGAGAATAAATTAAGAATAACTTTTTCTGATGACGAGATAAGAGTGATGCGGAGGGAAATTGGACTTGGAACTTAAGGATCTACAATCCAAAATGAAGGACATGTATTTTGAGAAGGACTCACAAAGAGGAGTTTATGCTACATTTACGTGGTTAGTAGAAGAGGTAGGAGAATTAGCTGAGGCTCTTCTATCTGATAATTTAGATTCTATTGAAGAGGAATTAGCGGACGTTATAGCTTGGACAGTATCAATAGCTAACCTAAAAGGTATAGACATAGAAGAAGCTTTAAAGAAGAAGTACAAATTGTAAGCAATGGTTAATAAAGAGCAGTTTTATGATCAAATAAGAAAGGCACTAGAAGACGGGAATGCTAAATATTATAGAAACTTAGTTTACATAGAAAGAGATGATTATCTAGATTATGTTAAGGAAATTATAAATCTATTTCTTAAATTTAAACCAGATCCTTCAGTAGCTTATGGTTTCGTACCTTGGGCAAGTGGCTCTAAAGAGAGAATGAAGGTTATAAAAGAATATTTCTCGAAATTTGACGACATCGACTACGCTAATGCTGAATATTACTTAGGTAATACTTATGATTTGGTAATATTGGATACTGTAGACAATTTTCAGCCAATTAACATAGGTAGACTTGTTGATCTTGCTAGAGGTGGAGGTTTAATAGTAATTTATACAAGCAATCTAACCAAAGACAAAGTTTTTAGAACTTCAATAGTAAGGAATGGTTTAGTTTTAGACGAATATGAGAAGAGATTCAAAAGAAAATTGTATGAGCATGAAGGGATATTTATCGTTGACGCTAATGGTTACGTTTCTAGGCCATTTTCCGGCAACATAATGCCAAAATCAGAGAAGAAAATACCAAGAAATCCCGTAATGCCAAGAGAAATTCATGAATTATCACTAAGTGAGGACCAAAATAGAGTTATAGAAAATTTCACTTATTTATTAAGTGGAGGGCAAAGAGCTTTAGTCTTAACAGCTGCTAGAGGCCGAGGAAAAAGTGCTGCTACTGGGTTATCTATAGTTGGGCTAATAGAAAAACTTAGGGAAAGAAAAGGTAAAAGTATTAGAATAATAGTTACTGCACCATCGATAGCAAGTGCATCTCAAGTAATGGCCTTTGCCAAATTAGGTTTAGAAAGTTTAGGTGAAGAGTTTTCAGTGAAGATTAGTGATACCGGACATATAAAGAATATAAAAGGTGATTATTTCAGAGTAGAGTACGTTCCGCCGGATGCAGCTGTTGAAGACGAAGGTGAGCTTTTAATCATAGATGAGGCAGCAGCCTTAGGCATCAATTACATAGATCTAGCGTTAAGAGCGTGGAAAAAAGTAGCCCTAGTAACTACAGTTCATGGATATGAAGGTTCTAACAAAGCTTTTCTTAGATATTTAAGAAGATTAATTGAAAGTAAAAGGATTAGGGTAAAATGGATAAATATGGAGCAGCCTTTAAGATATGCAAATGGGGATCCAATCGAAAAGTGGCTTTATGATGCATTATTACTCGATGCAGAACCTTCGGAACCACAATATCTTAATGATACAATGATTTATGAAGATGTGGATAAATCCGAATTGGCTAATGACGATGCCAAATTGAGAGCGATTTACGGAATAATGGTAACGGCTCACTACAAAAATAATCCAGATGACTTAATGATAATGTTGGATGGTGTTCATCATAAGATAAAAGCTTTACGGATAGGAGAGAACTCATATGTTGCAGCTTGTCAAATAGCAGAAGAGGGTGAACTTTCTGATAATATGGTAGATATTGCTTTGAAAGGAGGTACGTTTGACGGTGATCTGATACCTGATAGAATTATAAAGCACGTCAGAATTAAGGATTTTGCTAGACTACGAGGATGGAGGATTGTTAGAATTGCAGTTGTTTCAGAACTTCAGGATAAGGGATTTGGTAGCGAGCTCTTAAAGATGATATATGAAGAGGCTAAGGATAAAGGATTAGATTGGGTAGGTTCGTCTTTTATGTCAGATCCAAAAGTCTTAAATTTCTGGATAAAGAATGATTTTGTTCCAGTTCATATATCGCCGAAGAAAAATGAGAAATTAGGTGATTACCCAGTTGTTGTCATTAGACCTATAAGTGACATCGCGAAACAAATTGTAAAAATATCCGTATATATGTTAAAAGAGAAGCTTCTTAACACCTTACATGATGTGTACTTTAATATGAACCCTGAAGTAGTTAGGTTAATATTAAAGGGGAGTAAAGTCGCTCACAGAATCGTCGATGTAAATCCAATATTATTAGACAAAATCATCTCATTCCTTCAAGGTGTAAGTCCATATGAATCTTCCGCTGATGGAATACATATGTTAACGTTAAAGTATTTCTGGGATGGAAGAAGAGATTGGAGTTTGACTCAAGATGAGGAATTAGTGCTAATCTCTAAAGTTATTCAAGGTAAGCCATGGAGTTACGTTTCAACTATACTTAACAGTAATAGGACACATATATATGAATTAATATATTCTGCTATATCAAAAATAATGCAAAAATATTATAACTTAACCGCTGATAGTAAGGTAGGTCTAACATTAAAGGATGTGATGAGTTCACAACAATATGATTTAGGTGAATGAATGCACCTCAACTGATACTATTCAAGATTATTGCTACTACCACAAGAATTGAGAATAATTGGTGTAATCCGATAGACATGCCTGGTTTTAATGGATTTCTATTGCTAGAATCCCATACCCATAATCCAACAATTATTTCTAATGCTGTGAAAATTAATGTTAACCAGTAATGTAGCAAGACCACAGCAATAATAAAGATTAGCGACACAATACCGTGAATTATCCATGCAGCTTGTAACCATGGATTTCTCTCCTTGTCTTTTTCCCAAGGTCTGCCTATCTTTAGTTTCATCCTCCTAGTTCCAGTTACTACACCTCCCATAAAGATGACGAAGTATAAAAAGTGTGGAGGAACTATTGCGTTAATTAAAAATGACACTATATTCAGCTTAAATATTTCTAATCCTTGTAGCATAATGAGAAAATAAGATACGAAAGTCGTATAAGCTGCTATATCATGTAATCCCTGGAATATTGAAGGTAGCTTTCCAGCTAAGACATATAGTGTCGCCATACCTAAAAGTGCTGTAAAAACTACTGATATAAATCCAATTATTGATATAAGAGAGGGATGAATTATTAATATGACAAGAGAGAAAATTCCTACTATTGTAGCTAGAATTCTGTGGATCGCTTCAGGGTCTTTTTTAGCAGCTAATTGCATTATATCATGTGTATAGGGCCAATTAGTTCCTAGTGATAAACCATATCCATAGCCTTCTACTATTCCACCAAAAACTATAGTTGTTCCAGCCAATATTGTCTCAAGTGCTGAAAGGTAAGTTAAAATCATCACTGTAATAGTGAATTTATGCCTTAAAAATCTCTTTTAACTTATAGCTAACATCTGGTAAATATGTTTCAAAATAATGATAGATTTGGGAAAAATTCTATTTATATTTTTGTGGAAAAAGTACTTGATGGCAGAAAAAGAAGTGGGAATTGCTAGGCTAACGTTAAGATGGATAACTGCAATGTTATCAGCACTATGGGCGGGAGTTCACTTAGTACTAACACATGCAGTGTTACCTAATTCAACTGCAACAATGATTTATGATACGTTCTTCGGTTTTACATCGGCGTTGGCAATAATAGCAGCTGTCTTATTAATTCAAGGATTAAGGTATAGCTATCCACTAATTACTATATTTTATACCATTGACTTAGCATTGCTTAGTGAGACCAGGTTAGGACCAGCATTATTCGTAGGTAAGAAACTCCCATTTAACTACTATGTTGATATCTCCTTAGCTCTTGATGGTATCCTAATAGTATTATCGTTACTACTAATCCTTGTGGAAAAGAAAAGTTAAAGTTTTTCTATTTCTTCTTTTATTATTCTAGTACCTTTCATAGCCAACTCTTCATCTATTATTAATGGAGGTTCTATTCTAACTACAGATTCTCCAGCACCTATCGCTAGTACACCTCTTCTAAAGGAATTATATAATATTTTCTCTAGACCTTCAACAAATGGTTTATTACTCTTTCTTAGCTCAGCCCCTATGAGAAGACCTAATCCTCTAACATCGTATAAGTAAGGTGATTTAGTATCTGCTAATTCTTCTATAATTTTCTTGCCTATATTGCTTACATGGTCTAAAAGTTTCGGAACCTCTTCTAAAATAACTTTTGATGCAGCTAATGCTAGTGGATTTCCTCCAAAAGTAGTTGCATGAGATCCCGGTGGCAAATCCATGATTTCCTTTCTTCCAACAACTGCACCGAGTGGAAGTCCTCCACCTAGTGCTTTAGCTAAACACACCAAATCCGGTGTCACATTGAAATATTCAAATGCGAACATTTTACCTGTTCTTCCAATTCCTGTTTGTACTTCGTCAAGTATAAGTAAGATTCCAAATTTCTTAAGTAAATTATTCAATTTATAAAAGAAATCTTTAGGAGGTACAATAACTCCACCTTCTCCTTGGATAGGCTCAGCAACAAATGCTGCCACTTCATTAGGATCAACTACTTTCTTGAAAATCCAATCCTCTATAAATCCCAATAACGCTTCAGTACAATCTTCTTTACATAATGGATCTCTTTTATCTGGATATGGGATCAAATATGTTGATGGTAAAAGAGGAGAGAAGGATTGCCTTTGGATAGCTTTACTTGAGGTAAAGGCTAAGGAGCCTAAGGTTCTTCCATGGAAGGAATTGATGAAACCAATAATCCATTGTCGCTTTGTATGCCCTCTAGCTATCTTTATTGCTGCTTCCACACTTTCAGTACCACTGTTAGTATAGAATACCTTAGCCGAGAATGGCATAAAGGAGTTTAATCTTTTCGCTACTTCTACTGCAATTTCATAGTAAAAATCTGTAAGACTGTAATGAAAGAACTTCTCCATTTGCTCCTTTACTGCCCTAATGATCTTCTCGTTTTTGTGACCTAATGCTAATACTCCTATTCCTGCGTTAAAGTCAATGTACTCCTTTCCCTCTATATCGTAGACTATAGCTCCGGAGCCATGATCTATTGCAAACGGATACCATCTCCTAAAGGATTGCATCAAATACTCTTCATCATCTTTTATTAACTCTTCCACTTTCTTGCTCATAGTTTAAAGTTCGAACAAATAATATATTAATTTTTCCTAGATTCTTCAAGTAACAAGGATAACTGTCCATTTATCGTAAACAGTAAATTAATGTCTTTTAATATTTTCTTTGGAAGGAAAGATAGTATTTTATATTCATGATAAAATATTTAGGTATGAATGCCGGAAAGACGTTTTTATCTCTCCTTAAGGAAAGCGGTATTAATAAGATATTTATAGTATCTGGTACGGATTACGCTTCATTAATAGAGGCTAAGGTTGAGGATCCTAGCTTACCAGATTTTGAAATAGTACCTCATGAGATTACTGCAATTTCAACAGCAATAGGTTATGCACTAGGTAATAAGCTAAGTGCTGTTGCTGTTCACACCACGCCTGGAACTGCAAACGCGTTAGGAGGTATAATGAGTGCATATACTTCTAGAATACCACTTTTAGTTATTGCGGGAAGGAGTCCATACACTGAGAAAGGTAATACTGCAAGTAGAAACTTGAGAATTCATTGGACGCAAGAGGCTAGGGATCAAGGAGAATTGGTTAGACAATATGTCAAGTATGATTTTGAAATTAGAATGGCTGATCAAATACCAGCAGTAATATCTAGAGCAATCCAAATAATGATGAGTGAACCTAGAGGTCCAGTATATCTTGTATTACCAAGAGAGGTAAGCATTCAAGAGATTAATGAAGTTAAGAGAATACCAATGGACTATTATGAACCTGCGCCTTCACCAGATAAGATTAGTAAAGCTAAGGAGATGCTGGAAAAGTCCGAAAGACCTGTAATTATCACGTGGAGAGCTGGAAGAAGAAAAGAATGGTTTGAATCTCTAAAGAGATTTGCAGATAGTTATAACATTCCAGTTCTCAATTATGCTGGAGAGGTTTTGAATTATCCCAGTAATGGTACAATGGCTCTGGATAGATTTGATTTACGAAATGCTGATTTATTATTAGTAGTTGAGGCTGAAGTACCATATTTTCCTAAGAAAATCGATTTAGATATCCCGATAATTAAGGTTGATGTTGAGCCTTCATACTCTTATATTCCATACTACGGTTTTAGATGCGATTTATGTATACAATCCACTCCGAGTAACTTCTTTGATTACGTTTCAATAAGACCAAAGAGTTATGATGAAATTAGAGAGGTAAAAATAAAGCAGGAAGAATATAAGAGGCAAGAGATTGAGAAGTTAAAAGATAAGAAACCAATTCATCCTAAGTATTTGTCATATGAAATTGGGAATATAGCGTCTGAGTATGATTTGGCAATATTTAATGAATATCAGTTTAACCCTAGATATGCAAAGCTGAGCGAGTTTGGGTCTTATTTTGCCGACTTATCCATAGGATATCTAGGCCTTGCATTAGGAGCTGGAGTTGGGTACAAAATAGCTACTAATAAGGACGTAATTATTACTACTGGCGATGGTTCCTTTATATTTGGCGTTCCAGAAGCCTTTTATTATGTTTCCTCAAAATATCCGACAATGGTTGTGATTTTCGATAATGGCGGTTGGTTGGCGTCAGCTGAGGCAGTAGATGAAGTTTTCCCTGAGGGTTTAGCAAAAAGTAAAAGGTATTATCCTGGTGCAGATTTCGATAAGAGATTCGAGATCGGAAAGACTGTTGAGGCTTTTCATGGCTACTATGAACTAGTTGAGGATCCTTGGGAGATTAAGCCTGCCTTAGTAAGAGGTTTAGAGAAGGTGAGAAAAGAGAATAAAATAGCTGTGATTCAAGTTATAGTAGATAAGGTGAGGTAATTATGAAGTTATGTAACAAGGAGATATCACAAATTGGATTTGGAACTTGGAAAATTGGCGGAGGCTATTGGAGTCCAGATTATTCTAAGGATTCCTATTATATCGAGATATTAAAGTACGTATTAAGTAAGGGAATAAACGTTATTGACACTGCAGAAATGTATGGTGGAGGACACTCTGAAGAATTAGTTGGAAAAGCTATACAAGATTTCGAAAGAGATAGAATTTTCATTATAACTAAGGTATGGTCTAATCATTTAAGATATGATGATTTAATAAGATCCGCTAAAAATAGTTTAAGAAGGCTTAACTCAAAGTATATTGACCTATACTTAATCCATTGGCCAAATTCTTCAGTGCCGTTAGAGGAAACTATAAGGGCAATGGAGGAACTAGTAGATCAAGGTATTACAAATTGTATTGGAGTGAGTAATTTTGATGTCAAACTTTTAGAAGAGGCTATGTCATTAACTAAAAAATATGAAATTGTCGCAAATGAAATAGAGTATAACATTGAGAATAAAACCGCAGAAAAAGATGTTATACCATTTTGTGAAAGGAATAACATAAAAGTCATAGCTTATTCTCCTCTCGCTAGAGGAAATATTAAGAACAATAAAATATTAGAGGAGATTGGGCGTAAATACAATAGAAGTTCCGTTCAAGTAGCACTAAACTACCTCATGAGAAGATCAATACCAATACCTAAGGCATCCAGTAAAGAGCATATTGACGATATCCTCGGGGCCTTGGGATGGAATCTAAGTGATGAGGATTATGAGAGGATTTCGAAAATCTAAATAACTCAGCATACTCTGAAAACATGAGATCGTTTTAAAAGTTATAAAAAGCGCAGTACCTATAATTTGCCTATAATACAAGCTTTTGGTGAGGAGGAGGTATTATATGATTAAAGTTACTTAAGATATTCCTTAGAACTGAGTTAGTGTGAAGCTAGTATTACAGTTAGATGATCAGAGATATTTATACGTTGATGGTGTAATTAGACCTTTCGATGGTAAGGTAAAAGTTAAAGATGATGTGATAGGATACGGTGTCATTTATGATGCAGGTAAGGTAAAAGTTTTATATGATTATAAGGTAGTGAGAGTAAGCGATAATAATGTAATTGCACAAGCAATATTGAAAGAAAAAATAGATAAACTAAATATATACTTATTTGAATATAACAATACTATATTTGCATATTTTGGTGATATTTCTAACCCTAAATTAAACTTTCCTTATATGATTATATATGGAATACCTATCCCCTTAGGTTCTAAAATCGAAATTACTGAGGCTTTAAATAGAGACTATAGGATAGCGTTATATGCATTAAACAATTTTAGGAATGATTCCAGCATAGTAAATCATTCAATTTTATCTTTGGTCAAATTTGATAAATGTGATGATGCGGTAAAATATTATAAAGAACTGAAAGTTTCAGATCCAGAGGTTTCCTTAGCAGTAGCTCAATGTATGGAGAAAATAGGAGATGAATTAGAGGCCTTAAAGATTTACTCATTTTTATCTGAAGAGAAGTATAGAGAATTAGAGAGTAAAATTAGGAGTAAGG of Sulfolobus sp. E5-1-F contains these proteins:
- a CDS encoding aldo/keto reductase, translating into MKLCNKEISQIGFGTWKIGGGYWSPDYSKDSYYIEILKYVLSKGINVIDTAEMYGGGHSEELVGKAIQDFERDRIFIITKVWSNHLRYDDLIRSAKNSLRRLNSKYIDLYLIHWPNSSVPLEETIRAMEELVDQGITNCIGVSNFDVKLLEEAMSLTKKYEIVANEIEYNIENKTAEKDVIPFCERNNIKVIAYSPLARGNIKNNKILEEIGRKYNRSSVQVALNYLMRRSIPIPKASSKEHIDDILGALGWNLSDEDYERISKI